The Caloenas nicobarica isolate bCalNic1 chromosome Z, bCalNic1.hap1, whole genome shotgun sequence genome has a segment encoding these proteins:
- the AK3 gene encoding GTP:AMP phosphotransferase AK3, mitochondrial — protein sequence MVVRPVLRAVIMGPPGSGKGTISARIVKHFGMKHLSSGDLLRDNMQKKTEVGILAKSYIDQGRLIPDDIMTRLMLNELKGLDRYNWLLDGFPRTVAQAEALDKECQIDTVIDLDVPFETIKCRLTARWIHPASGRVYNLEFSPPKVQGIDDITREPLVQRDDDKPETVTKRLQAYDAQTKPVLEYYRKKGLLKSFSGTETNKIWPHIYTFLQTKLPDVSQKDAATPR from the exons ATGGTGGTGCGGCCGGTGCTGCGCGCCGTCATCATGGGCCCCCCGGGCTCCGGGAAAGGCACCATCTCCGCTCGGATTGTCAAACACTTCGGGATGAAGCACCTCTCCAGCGGCGACCTGCTGAGGGACAACATGCAGAAGAAGACAG AAGTTGGAATTCTTGCCAAGTCCTACATTGATCAAGGGCGGCTTATTCCAGATGACATCATGACACGACTCATGCTGAATGAGCTAAAAGGTCTAGATCGGTACAACTGGCTGTTGGACG gtTTCCCCAGAACGGTTGCTCAGGCAGAAGCCCTTGATAAAGAATGTCAAATAGACACTGTGATTGACCTGGATGTCCCATTTGAGACCATAAAATGTCGTCTCACAGCACGCTGGATCCACCCTGCTAGTGGCAGAGTCTACAATCTTGAATTTAGTCCTCCCAAAGTGCAG GGCATTGATGATATTACCAGAGAGCCACTTGTTCAGCGTGATGATGATAAGCCAGAGACGGTTACCAAGAGGCTTCAGGCTTACGATGCACAAACAAAACCTGTTCTAGAATATTATCG gaAAAAAGGGTTATTGAAATCCTTCTCTGGAACAGAAACCAATAAGATCTGGCCACATATCTATACTTTCCTCCAAACCAAGTTGCCAGATGTGAGCCAGAAAGATGCTGCCACTCCCAGGTGA
- the CDC37L1 gene encoding hsp90 co-chaperone Cdc37-like 1 has translation MALWLPRSRDGGAPPEEDEQRGQAPASRQRLPEAQTYSQGIELACQKEREFVKRSVECTWNLAEAQQKLGSLALHNSESCDQESAQARTEAAELRWREEEWRRKEEALNQRERQSLWNTDPVSKEVFNKSFINQKRKEDEDVSEPLMQKHEQKIRHFGMLSRWDDSQRFLSDHPYLVCEETSRYLMLWCFHLEAEQKRALMEQVAHQAVVMQFIIEIARSCNVDPRGCFRLFFQKAKTGEGYFEAFKNELEAFKARVRISSQSPGFQSMLLHDLSVNPGLVGELTSFSQNAGDLRGSINTDVCSLNAVIQRDEEESKMMDTV, from the exons ATGGCGCTGTGGCTCCCGCGCTCCCGGGACGGCGGCGCTCCGCCGGAGGAGGACGAGCAGCGGGGGCAGGCTCCCGCCTCCCGGCAGCGCCTGCCGGAAGCGCAG ACATACAGCCAAGGGATTGAATTGGCCtgccaaaaagaaagagagtTTGTGAAGCGTTCTGTAGAATGCACATGGAACCTAGCAGAAGCCCAGCAAAAACTCGGTAGCTTAGCACTGCATAACTCAGAGTCCTGTGATCAGGAATCTGCTCAAGCAAGGACTGAAGCTGCAGAGttgagatggagagaggaagagtggagaagaaaagaagaagcaCTAAACCAGAGGGAAAGACAGAGTCTATGGAACACAGATCCTGTTAGTAAGGAGGTATTTAATAAG agttttattaatcaaaaaagaaaagaagatgaagatgtGTCTGAACCACTTATGcaaaaacatgaacaaaagaTTAGGCACTTTG GTATGCTGAGCAGATGGGATGACAGTCAAAGATTTTTGTCTGATCACCCATATCTTGTATGTGAAGAAACATCCAGGTATCTCATGTTGTGGTGTTTTCATCTAGAAGCTGAACAG aaaagagctCTGATGGAGCAAGTAGCACACCAAGCAGTTGTAATGCAGTTTATTATAGAAATTGCTAGAAGCTGCAATGTAGATCCAAGAGGTTGTTTTCGTCTCTTTTTCCAAAAAGCCAAA aCAGGAGAAGGCTATTttgaggcttttaaaaatgagctCGAGGCATTCAAGGCAAGGGTGAGAATCTCGTCACAATCACCTGGCTTTCAATCTATGTTACTACATGATCTCAGTGTCAATCCTGGTCTTGTAGGAGAGCTGacatctttctcacag AATGCAGGTGATCTACGAGGTTCCATAAACACAGATGTCTGCAGCTTGAATGCGGTGATACAAAGAGATGAAGAAGAATCCAAAATGATGGACACAGTATAG